A window of Streptomyces armeniacus contains these coding sequences:
- a CDS encoding sulfotransferase family protein, translating into MNFRRTVNSTLRRTTGMELRRVSKQGDPPVQQKAARPKPADFRPTENPELDRLLRQPVFIMSPVRSGSTLLRVLLDGHSQLHAPHELHMRRLTVGYQTTLAKRSMEVLGLDTSDLEHLLWDRVMHREVVKSGKQFIVDKTPSNAFVWKRIAACWPDARYIFLLRHPASIARSWHESDPEKRPLDVATEDALRYMKAVERARGGLSGHTVRYEQLTADPEATIKGICSFLGLEWEPDLLEYGKRPSKDLQRGLGDWREKIRSGSVQPGRELPDPSEIPRNLREICAAWGYDGDRAGARTE; encoded by the coding sequence ATGAACTTCCGACGGACCGTGAACTCGACCCTGCGCAGGACCACCGGCATGGAACTCCGGAGGGTGTCCAAGCAGGGTGATCCGCCGGTACAGCAGAAAGCGGCGCGCCCCAAACCCGCCGACTTCCGGCCGACCGAGAACCCCGAACTGGACCGGCTCCTGCGGCAGCCGGTCTTCATCATGTCCCCGGTGCGCTCGGGATCGACACTCCTTCGTGTACTACTCGACGGTCACTCCCAGCTGCACGCGCCGCACGAACTGCACATGCGGCGCCTGACGGTGGGCTACCAGACAACCCTGGCAAAACGGTCCATGGAGGTGCTCGGGCTCGACACCTCCGATCTGGAGCACCTGCTGTGGGACCGGGTCATGCACCGCGAAGTCGTCAAGAGCGGCAAGCAGTTCATCGTCGACAAGACCCCGAGCAACGCCTTCGTCTGGAAGCGCATCGCGGCCTGCTGGCCCGACGCGCGGTACATCTTCCTGCTCCGCCACCCCGCCTCCATCGCCCGCTCCTGGCACGAGTCCGACCCGGAGAAGCGCCCCCTCGACGTCGCCACCGAGGACGCGCTGCGCTACATGAAGGCGGTCGAACGGGCCCGCGGCGGACTGTCCGGACACACCGTGCGGTACGAGCAGCTCACCGCCGACCCGGAGGCCACGATAAAGGGGATCTGCTCCTTCCTCGGCCTCGAATGGGAGCCTGACCTGCTGGAATACGGCAAGCGCCCGAGCAAGGACCTGCAGCGCGGCCTCGGCGACTGGCGCGAGAAGATCCGCTCCGGCAGCGTCCAGCCGGGCCGCGAGCTGCCCGACCCGTCGGAGATCCCGCGCAACCTCCGGGAGATCTGCGCCGCCTGGGGGTACGACGGTGACCGGGCGGGCGCCCGTACCGAATGA
- a CDS encoding sensor histidine kinase: MRDLLLIALYAGMGAAAVGLAGALALRVLRRRSVAVSLAVLTAVAVGAMLAGTLSVAWAMFLSSHDLTVVTMVCAVAAAASTVTALLLGRWFIGGHRALEQAARTLGDGGGFARPSAPMPAELASLARQLDDTSGKLAASRERERALEESRRELVAWISHDLRSPLAGLRAMAEALEDGIADDPARYHRQIRGEVERLSSMVNDLFELSRIQAGSLSLSPTRISAYDLVSDAIAGADPLAAERGVRLADDGVEAVPVEVDGKEMTRVLANLLVNAIHRTPADGTVAVSARREADAVVLSVTDGCGGIPADDLPRVFDTGWRGTNARTPPGGAGLGLAIVRGIVEAHAGRAAVRNVPGGCRFEVTLPAARY, translated from the coding sequence ATGCGTGACCTGCTGCTGATCGCGCTGTACGCGGGGATGGGCGCCGCGGCCGTCGGCCTCGCCGGCGCGCTCGCGCTGCGCGTCCTGCGCCGCCGCTCGGTGGCGGTGTCGCTGGCGGTGCTGACGGCGGTGGCGGTCGGCGCGATGCTGGCGGGCACGCTGTCGGTGGCCTGGGCGATGTTCCTGTCCTCGCACGACCTGACCGTGGTGACGATGGTGTGTGCGGTGGCGGCCGCCGCGTCCACGGTGACGGCGCTGCTGCTGGGCCGCTGGTTCATCGGCGGCCACCGCGCCCTGGAGCAGGCCGCCCGTACGCTCGGCGACGGCGGCGGCTTCGCCCGCCCGAGCGCGCCGATGCCCGCCGAACTCGCCTCGCTGGCCCGACAGTTGGACGACACCAGCGGCAAGCTCGCGGCCTCGCGCGAACGGGAGCGGGCCCTGGAGGAGTCCCGCCGCGAGCTGGTCGCCTGGATCTCGCACGACCTGCGGTCGCCGCTGGCCGGGCTGCGGGCCATGGCGGAGGCGCTGGAGGACGGCATCGCCGACGACCCGGCCCGCTACCACCGGCAGATCCGCGGCGAGGTCGAACGGCTCTCCTCCATGGTCAACGACCTCTTCGAGCTCTCCCGCATCCAGGCCGGCTCGCTGTCCCTGAGCCCGACCCGCATCTCCGCCTACGACCTGGTCAGCGACGCCATCGCGGGCGCCGACCCGCTCGCGGCCGAACGCGGCGTACGGCTCGCCGACGACGGTGTGGAGGCCGTGCCCGTCGAGGTGGACGGCAAGGAGATGACGCGGGTGCTGGCCAACCTCCTCGTCAACGCGATCCACCGCACGCCCGCCGACGGCACCGTGGCGGTCTCCGCCCGCCGCGAGGCCGACGCCGTGGTGCTGTCGGTGACGGACGGCTGCGGCGGCATCCCGGCGGACGACCTGCCGCGGGTCTTCGACACCGGCTGGCGCGGCACCAACGCCCGTACGCCGCCCGGCGGAGCGGGACTCGGGCTGGCGATCGTACGGGGGATCGTGGAGGCGCACGCGGGCCGTGCCGCCGTACGGAATGTGCCGGGCGGCTGCCGTTTCGAGGTGACTCTGCCCGCCGCCAGGTATTAA
- a CDS encoding response regulator transcription factor, producing the protein MQQSPPRRILVVDDDPTVTEVVAGYLDRAGFTVDRAGDGPGALERAEAAPPDLVVLDLMLPGLDGLQVCRRLRARGPVPVVMLTARGDEEDRILGLEIGADDYVTKPFSPRELVLRIESVLRRAGASAADGPLLHGGGITLDPGARTVADARGPLALTLREFDLLAHFLRHPGHAFSREELMSAVWGWDFGDLSTVTVHVRRLRHKIEADPARPRMINTVWGVGYRFDGDATGSDPDTPADPAAGTGSGTTSGDGGTGTDGGGPDA; encoded by the coding sequence ATGCAGCAGTCACCGCCCCGCCGGATCCTCGTCGTCGACGACGACCCGACCGTCACGGAGGTCGTCGCGGGCTATCTCGACCGCGCCGGGTTCACGGTCGACCGCGCGGGCGACGGTCCCGGCGCGCTGGAGCGCGCCGAGGCGGCGCCGCCCGACCTCGTCGTGCTCGACCTGATGCTGCCGGGCCTGGACGGGCTCCAGGTGTGCAGGCGCCTGCGGGCGCGCGGGCCCGTGCCGGTGGTGATGCTGACGGCGCGCGGCGACGAGGAGGACCGCATCCTCGGCCTGGAGATCGGCGCCGACGACTACGTGACGAAGCCGTTCAGCCCGCGCGAGCTCGTCCTGCGCATCGAGTCGGTGCTGCGCCGCGCGGGTGCCTCCGCCGCGGACGGCCCGCTGCTGCACGGTGGCGGCATCACACTGGACCCGGGCGCGCGTACGGTCGCCGACGCGCGCGGGCCGCTCGCGCTGACGCTGCGCGAGTTCGACCTGCTGGCGCACTTCCTGCGGCACCCGGGGCACGCGTTCAGCCGCGAGGAGCTGATGTCGGCGGTGTGGGGCTGGGACTTCGGCGACCTGTCCACGGTGACCGTGCACGTACGCCGGCTGCGGCACAAGATCGAGGCGGACCCGGCCCGGCCCCGGATGATCAATACGGTGTGGGGCGTCGGGTACCGCTTCGACGGCGACGCCACCGGCAGCGACCCGGACACCCCCGCCGATCCGGCGGCCGGAACGGGAAGCGGAACCACCTCAGGCGACGGCGGCACCGGCACGGACGGCGGCGGTCCCGATGCGTGA
- a CDS encoding glycosyltransferase family 2 protein, which produces MTDIQPPYGDLVLPCLNEAEALPWVLQRIPDGWRPLVVDNGSTDGSAEIARAHGATVVHEPRRGFGAACHTGLRAATAELIAFCDCDATLDPGELSRVAAPVREGAADLVLARRRPVTRGAWPMHARAGNRALSRMVRRRTGVRLHDLGPMRVARREPLLELALTDRRSGYPLQIVVLAADAGWRIRETEVDYLPRSGASKVTGTWRGTWQAVRDMRAVLR; this is translated from the coding sequence ATGACCGACATCCAGCCTCCGTACGGGGACCTCGTGCTCCCCTGCCTCAACGAGGCCGAGGCCCTGCCCTGGGTTCTGCAACGGATCCCGGACGGCTGGCGCCCCCTCGTCGTCGACAACGGCTCCACCGACGGCTCCGCGGAGATCGCCCGCGCACACGGCGCGACGGTGGTGCACGAGCCGCGCCGCGGCTTCGGCGCCGCCTGCCACACCGGGCTGCGGGCCGCCACGGCGGAGCTCATCGCCTTCTGCGACTGCGACGCCACGCTCGACCCGGGCGAGCTGTCCCGGGTCGCCGCGCCCGTACGGGAGGGGGCCGCCGACCTCGTACTGGCCCGGCGCAGGCCCGTCACGCGCGGCGCGTGGCCGATGCACGCGCGCGCCGGCAACCGCGCCCTGTCGCGGATGGTGCGGCGGCGCACCGGCGTACGCCTGCACGACCTGGGGCCCATGCGCGTCGCACGGCGCGAGCCGCTGCTCGAACTCGCCCTCACCGACCGGCGCAGCGGCTACCCGCTGCAGATAGTGGTGCTCGCCGCCGACGCGGGCTGGCGCATCCGCGAGACCGAGGTCGACTACCTGCCGCGCAGCGGCGCCTCCAAGGTGACCGGCACCTGGCGCGGCACCTGGCAGGCCGTACGGGACATGCGGGCGGTGCTGCGGTGA
- a CDS encoding TIGR04282 family arsenosugar biosynthesis glycosyltransferase: MTGAETGGGAGPAGETTLLVLAKEPVPGRVKTRLTPPYTPEQAAGLAAAALADTLDLVAEVPARHRVLVLAGRPGPWLPDGAGVEVVPQAAGGLDERIAAAFALCDGPALLIGMDTPQLTPDLLRPVTAPDGWTGCDAWFGPAADGGFWALGLAAPDPELVRGVPMSDARTGAVQRRRLVDAGLAVRDLPVLRDVDTARDAAEVAGVCGAAPGAPYGSGAPYGGSGAYAGGGGHPGGARFAAAYAELQRAVAR; this comes from the coding sequence GTGACCGGCGCCGAGACGGGGGGCGGCGCCGGTCCGGCCGGTGAGACGACGCTGCTGGTGCTCGCCAAGGAGCCGGTGCCCGGCCGCGTCAAGACCCGGCTCACGCCCCCGTACACGCCCGAGCAGGCCGCCGGTCTCGCCGCTGCCGCGCTCGCCGACACCCTCGACCTGGTCGCTGAGGTGCCCGCGCGCCACCGGGTGCTCGTACTCGCCGGACGGCCCGGGCCGTGGCTGCCGGACGGCGCCGGTGTCGAGGTCGTACCGCAGGCCGCCGGCGGTCTGGACGAGCGGATCGCCGCCGCGTTCGCGCTCTGCGACGGGCCCGCCCTGCTGATCGGCATGGACACCCCGCAGCTCACCCCGGATCTGCTGCGTCCGGTGACCGCGCCGGACGGCTGGACCGGCTGCGACGCGTGGTTCGGGCCCGCCGCCGACGGCGGGTTCTGGGCGCTCGGACTCGCCGCGCCCGACCCGGAACTGGTGCGCGGCGTGCCCATGTCCGACGCGCGCACCGGTGCCGTACAGCGGCGCAGGCTGGTGGACGCCGGGCTGGCCGTACGCGACCTGCCGGTGCTGCGCGACGTGGACACCGCACGGGACGCGGCGGAGGTCGCGGGAGTGTGCGGCGCCGCGCCGGGTGCCCCGTACGGGAGCGGTGCCCCGTACGGGGGCAGTGGCGCGTACGCGGGCGGCGGCGGGCATCCCGGCGGCGCGCGGTTCGCGGCGGCGTACGCGGAACTCCAGCGGGCGGTGGCCCGTTGA
- a CDS encoding class I SAM-dependent methyltransferase yields the protein MSAPSVPSGPAAAPPAAPPAPAAVAWHADPYAEALRSGRGPLFLRRTDGWLLPLEVERWCARADAADLTVLRRCSGAVLDIGCGPGRMVAALARKGSPALGIDTSPAAVARTRRRGVDALCRSVFETLPGEGRWGSALLVDGNIGIGGDPAALLVRVGELLAPGGLLLAEAAHGDAPHADVEERVEVRLDDGNGGHGPAFPWARIGAAALRQRAESAGWSVTAQWTARGRSFLALSR from the coding sequence TTGAGCGCGCCGTCCGTGCCCTCCGGGCCCGCCGCCGCGCCCCCTGCCGCGCCGCCCGCACCCGCCGCCGTCGCGTGGCACGCGGACCCGTACGCGGAGGCACTGCGCTCCGGACGCGGACCGCTTTTCCTGCGCCGTACGGACGGCTGGCTGCTGCCCCTCGAGGTCGAACGGTGGTGCGCCCGGGCGGACGCCGCGGACCTCACCGTGCTGCGGCGCTGTTCCGGCGCCGTACTGGACATCGGCTGCGGACCCGGCCGCATGGTCGCCGCGCTGGCCCGGAAGGGCAGTCCCGCGCTCGGCATCGACACCTCGCCTGCGGCGGTCGCCCGTACGCGCCGCCGGGGCGTGGACGCGCTGTGCCGCTCCGTCTTCGAGACGCTGCCGGGCGAAGGGCGCTGGGGGAGCGCGCTGCTGGTCGACGGGAACATAGGGATCGGCGGCGACCCCGCCGCGCTGCTGGTCCGCGTCGGTGAACTCCTCGCCCCCGGTGGCCTTCTGCTCGCGGAGGCCGCGCACGGCGACGCGCCGCACGCCGACGTGGAGGAACGGGTCGAGGTGCGGCTCGACGACGGCAACGGCGGGCACGGGCCCGCGTTCCCGTGGGCCCGGATAGGCGCCGCCGCACTGCGGCAGCGCGCGGAGTCGGCCGGCTGGTCGGTGACGGCGCAGTGGACGGCACGGGGGCGTTCGTTCCTGGCCCTGAGCCGGTAG